Proteins encoded within one genomic window of Rossellomorea vietnamensis:
- a CDS encoding CFI-box-CTERM domain-containing protein, which translates to MKKEEMHVPKILDHQTISFETTISGGGGGGGDDGKVCCCWPPFYICKLHRKHKPWKPPGHCFITDSCVKANHLPDDCEELTIIRNFRDSILVQTVEGRKLVGRYYEYAPIISERIKSEENSLEIYQNLYQNLVLKCVDFINKGQPKEAELTYRKVVEELEVKYL; encoded by the coding sequence TTGAAGAAAGAGGAGATGCATGTTCCAAAGATTCTCGACCATCAGACGATCTCATTTGAAACCACCATTAGTGGAGGTGGTGGTGGAGGCGGAGACGATGGAAAGGTTTGCTGTTGCTGGCCACCATTCTATATCTGCAAACTACATAGAAAACATAAGCCATGGAAACCGCCTGGCCATTGCTTCATTACAGACTCCTGTGTGAAAGCCAACCACCTGCCGGATGATTGCGAAGAACTAACCATTATAAGGAATTTTAGAGATTCCATATTGGTCCAAACGGTTGAAGGAAGAAAATTAGTCGGAAGATATTATGAATATGCCCCAATCATTTCTGAGCGCATTAAATCAGAAGAAAACTCGTTAGAAATCTATCAAAACCTTTATCAAAACTTAGTATTAAAATGCGTGGATTTCATTAACAAAGGACAACCAAAAGAAGCAGAATTGACCTATCGAAAAGTTGTTGAAGAGTTAGAAGTGAAATACCTATAA
- a CDS encoding ABC transporter ATP-binding protein, with amino-acid sequence MSSVWYYLNKLRSISGKILYINLIGMVIISLLEGVGILLLIPLLEISGLLEMNSIVESNQLFSQFTSLLPPSMLLIIILTGFLLIMAGQHLLHRKVSIQNVKIQEKFGRQIRIDLYKSILHSNWSFFLRKKKSDLINSLTTELARVIGGVNLVLQLTSNFIFTVIQIGLAFWLSAEMTFMVVVFGLILSFFSKKFIIRSKKIGSQTSLNAQEYLSGVTDQFNGIKEVKSNLLEETHLRWIQGLTAKMSDEQINYIKLTTSSQLFYKISSACLIVIFLYVSLTFFTIQKEQLLLVILIFSRLWPRFTSIQTNIEKIASTLPAFISINDLHKECVEATEFNGETRYDDNEPIKIVKSLSCRDIAFRYHKKNSLFALKDIHLTFPVNKMSAIVGPSGAGKSTLIDILMGLNRPERGEVLIDGIPLTANNLLSLRKSISYVPQDPFLFNASIRENLQMIQPEATDEDIWEALQFSSAAEFVMNLPEGLDTLIGDRGIRLSGGERQRIVLARAILKKPSILILDEATSALDSENEAKIQEAIERLKGKMTIIVIAHRLSTIRNADQVIVLDKGRVVQAGGFNQLANEKKSMFSNLLEKQMKAIP; translated from the coding sequence ATGAGTTCGGTTTGGTATTACCTAAATAAATTACGATCTATATCTGGGAAAATATTATATATCAATCTGATAGGTATGGTGATCATCAGTCTGTTGGAAGGGGTAGGTATCTTATTACTTATTCCTTTATTAGAGATAAGCGGTTTATTAGAAATGAATTCTATCGTAGAATCTAACCAACTATTCTCTCAATTCACTTCTTTGTTACCTCCTTCTATGTTACTTATCATTATACTTACAGGATTCCTCCTGATAATGGCTGGACAGCATTTGTTACACAGAAAAGTTTCTATACAAAATGTTAAAATTCAAGAAAAGTTTGGTAGGCAAATTAGAATTGATTTATATAAATCAATTCTTCATTCAAACTGGAGTTTTTTCTTAAGGAAGAAAAAGTCCGATCTAATTAATTCTTTAACTACAGAGCTAGCTCGTGTAATTGGAGGAGTTAACTTAGTTCTTCAGCTAACGTCAAACTTTATCTTTACGGTAATACAAATTGGTTTAGCTTTTTGGTTGTCAGCAGAAATGACATTCATGGTAGTAGTGTTTGGTCTCATTCTTAGTTTCTTTTCAAAAAAATTCATTATCCGATCAAAAAAAATTGGTTCACAAACATCGCTGAATGCTCAGGAGTATTTATCTGGAGTCACCGACCAATTTAATGGAATTAAAGAAGTCAAAAGTAATTTATTAGAAGAAACTCATTTACGCTGGATACAGGGATTAACCGCGAAAATGAGTGATGAGCAAATAAATTATATTAAGTTAACCACCTCTTCTCAATTATTTTATAAGATCTCTTCAGCGTGCTTGATTGTGATCTTTTTATATGTTTCATTAACGTTTTTTACGATTCAGAAAGAACAACTACTATTGGTCATTCTTATTTTTTCGCGTTTGTGGCCAAGATTTACGAGCATACAAACAAATATTGAAAAAATTGCATCAACTTTACCAGCGTTTATATCGATTAATGATCTTCATAAAGAATGTGTAGAAGCAACAGAATTCAATGGTGAAACTAGATATGACGATAATGAGCCAATAAAGATAGTGAAGAGCCTCAGTTGCAGGGACATAGCATTTCGTTACCATAAGAAAAACTCGTTATTCGCTTTAAAGGATATTCACCTAACCTTTCCCGTCAACAAAATGTCCGCAATCGTAGGACCTTCCGGAGCTGGAAAAAGCACATTGATTGATATCCTCATGGGGCTGAACCGTCCTGAGAGAGGGGAAGTACTGATTGATGGTATCCCACTCACCGCCAATAACCTTCTGTCTCTTAGAAAATCAATTAGCTATGTACCACAAGATCCATTCCTCTTTAATGCAAGCATACGTGAAAATCTTCAAATGATTCAGCCGGAAGCCACTGATGAAGATATCTGGGAAGCACTACAATTCTCATCAGCAGCTGAATTTGTTATGAACCTGCCAGAAGGGTTAGATACTCTAATTGGGGACCGGGGCATACGCTTATCCGGGGGAGAAAGACAAAGAATCGTACTTGCTAGGGCAATCTTGAAAAAACCATCGATACTCATACTAGATGAAGCCACCAGCGCCCTCGACAGCGAAAACGAAGCCAAAATTCAAGAAGCAATTGAGCGACTCAAAGGCAAAATGACCATCATTGTCATCGCACACCGCCTATCAACCATCCGAAATGCGGATCAGGTCATCGTATTGGATAAAGGACGTGTCGTTCAAGCTGGCGGATTTAATCAATTGGCAAATGAGAAGAAGAGCATGTTCAGTAACTTATTAGAAAAACAGATGAAGGCGATCCCATAA
- a CDS encoding nucleotidyltransferase family protein, protein MTPKQRLDLSGIPNELLLIIDILKHDTLQENRFRASSIDWEEFIKLVKHHRVYPQVYIKLVEYPITLIPHHVMELLKQLYQKNTFHMLHLSGEMVKVSQLFSDNSIKALFLKGPILATDIYGGLSLRTCSDLDVLIHIDYLDEVDALLKYNGYKKDDYITTVLSDWKWRHHHVTYYHPENKVKVEIHWRLNPGPSKEPSFNELWSSRREKPINSHSSLAYLGREHLLCFLLTHGARHGWSRLRWLEDVRLLLQQDIEWEDLDGILSDYQCTHIYKKTLLLCTELFNTTTHLGDERIFVNKQTFRLAQQTLYYLENKVNLHSPSLSVEIAEYHKKYLFLIKPFQQKVWFYLSLLHPYPEDLHTLYLPKKLHFLYFPLRPFLSVWRRTRKNALQ, encoded by the coding sequence ATGACTCCCAAACAGAGGCTTGATTTGAGTGGAATACCAAATGAACTACTATTGATTATAGATATTCTTAAACATGATACATTACAGGAAAATCGATTCCGTGCATCTTCAATAGACTGGGAAGAATTTATTAAACTTGTTAAACATCATCGTGTATATCCTCAGGTGTATATAAAGCTAGTTGAATATCCAATCACCTTAATTCCGCATCATGTAATGGAGCTCCTGAAACAACTCTATCAAAAAAATACCTTTCATATGCTTCACTTAAGTGGAGAGATGGTGAAGGTAAGCCAGTTATTTAGTGATAATAGTATTAAAGCTTTGTTCTTAAAAGGACCTATTCTCGCCACAGATATTTATGGGGGGCTTTCATTGAGAACATGCAGTGATCTGGATGTTCTAATACATATAGATTATCTTGACGAAGTTGACGCCCTTCTTAAATATAACGGATATAAAAAAGATGATTATATCACTACAGTTTTGAGTGACTGGAAATGGAGACACCACCATGTCACTTACTATCATCCAGAGAATAAAGTGAAAGTTGAAATTCATTGGAGGCTTAATCCAGGACCTAGTAAGGAACCAAGTTTTAACGAATTATGGTCCTCAAGAAGAGAAAAGCCCATCAACAGCCATAGTTCCCTTGCGTATTTAGGCAGAGAACATCTACTTTGCTTTTTACTTACTCATGGAGCTAGGCATGGATGGTCCAGGCTTAGGTGGTTAGAAGACGTTCGTTTACTCTTACAACAAGATATCGAGTGGGAAGATCTCGATGGAATATTAAGTGACTATCAATGTACTCATATATACAAAAAAACTCTGCTTTTATGCACTGAGCTATTTAATACAACTACTCATTTGGGAGACGAAAGGATTTTTGTGAATAAACAAACTTTCCGTTTAGCCCAGCAAACACTTTATTATTTGGAGAATAAGGTGAACCTTCACTCACCATCTCTTTCCGTTGAGATTGCTGAGTACCATAAGAAATATTTATTTTTAATTAAACCATTTCAACAAAAGGTATGGTTTTATTTAAGTCTTTTACATCCCTATCCAGAAGACTTACACACATTGTACCTCCCAAAAAAACTACACTTTTTATACTTTCCATTACGACCATTCTTATCAGTTTGGAGAAGAACAAGGAAAAATGCGTTGCAATAG
- a CDS encoding lasso peptide biosynthesis B2 protein translates to MTAFISLNHRERVMLLEAYLLLGWARVLKYFPFSKIAPSLGEFMTESTYLPKEKDIEIIKSVKSSIEIMSKYTFWESQCLVKAIAGMKMLRSRGIESTLYLGTGREEDKLIAHAWLRSGSLYISGAEGMEKFTVVGKFTKKINGKGEKNDSQTEA, encoded by the coding sequence ATGACAGCATTTATTTCATTAAATCATAGAGAGCGAGTAATGCTACTTGAGGCATATTTGTTATTAGGGTGGGCAAGAGTTTTAAAGTATTTTCCTTTTTCAAAGATAGCTCCTTCACTTGGTGAATTTATGACTGAATCTACCTATCTCCCTAAAGAAAAGGATATAGAAATAATAAAAAGCGTTAAAAGCTCTATTGAGATTATGAGCAAATATACTTTTTGGGAAAGTCAATGCTTAGTCAAAGCGATTGCCGGGATGAAAATGTTAAGGAGTAGAGGTATTGAATCCACCCTTTATCTGGGGACTGGTAGAGAAGAAGATAAATTAATTGCGCATGCATGGTTACGCAGCGGATCTTTGTATATTTCTGGAGCAGAGGGGATGGAGAAGTTCACGGTAGTTGGAAAATTCACTAAGAAAATAAATGGTAAAGGTGAAAAAAATGACTCCCAAACAGAGGCTTGA
- a CDS encoding lasso peptide biosynthesis PqqD family chaperone, translating to MIKHKKLTPTNHIQQRKGNIVSNMNGEMVMLSIHNGKYYNFGEIGGQIWRSINGTISIDSLVGTLMETYEIEEETCREQVLLFLEDLLTEQLIEVVKYD from the coding sequence ATGATTAAGCACAAAAAGTTAACTCCGACTAATCATATTCAACAAAGAAAAGGAAATATTGTAAGCAATATGAACGGAGAAATGGTGATGTTAAGTATTCATAATGGTAAGTATTATAACTTTGGAGAAATTGGAGGACAAATATGGAGGTCGATTAATGGTACAATTTCCATTGATTCCTTAGTAGGTACATTAATGGAAACGTATGAAATTGAGGAAGAAACATGTAGAGAGCAGGTACTTTTATTTTTAGAAGATCTTCTGACTGAACAGTTAATCGAAGTGGTTAAATATGACTGA
- a CDS encoding aldolase: MISTINNTIYNAFGLHISSEIRLPEVPIASIMLNDVNVKIVLEDLTECWNQKGIEGKIVVVEEMVVFKVKNLAIFSIQEGKRVIVSPLSEWDENKTRLYLLGTCMGVILLQRGMIPLHGSAIVIDGRAYGIVGDSGVGKSTLTTAFIKSGYKFLSDDVIAVSLSEKNIPFVNPSYPQQKLWQDSLDVFGFDSQQFKPLFDRENKYAVPVEENFHSEPKPLAGIIELIKTEEEHMEVCQLSNLNKVHTLFKHTFRNFLVQRLSLLDWHFHHSTEIANQIQIHQLKRPLQGMTPEQLVHHVLTLFEEGRT; encoded by the coding sequence ATGATTAGTACGATAAATAATACAATTTATAATGCCTTTGGATTACACATATCCAGTGAAATAAGATTACCCGAGGTTCCAATTGCGTCAATTATGTTAAATGACGTCAATGTCAAAATTGTATTAGAAGATCTAACAGAATGTTGGAATCAAAAGGGAATAGAAGGGAAGATTGTAGTTGTAGAAGAAATGGTAGTGTTTAAGGTAAAGAACCTGGCGATCTTTTCAATTCAAGAAGGAAAAAGAGTTATCGTATCACCATTATCTGAATGGGATGAAAATAAAACAAGACTTTATCTGTTGGGAACTTGTATGGGAGTTATTTTACTACAGAGGGGGATGATCCCATTACATGGGAGTGCCATCGTGATTGATGGAAGAGCATATGGGATCGTAGGGGATTCCGGAGTGGGTAAATCAACTTTAACTACAGCGTTTATTAAATCAGGGTATAAGTTTTTAAGTGATGATGTGATAGCTGTTTCTCTTTCTGAAAAGAACATTCCATTCGTTAATCCGTCCTACCCGCAACAGAAATTATGGCAGGATAGCCTAGATGTGTTTGGATTTGATTCTCAACAATTTAAACCATTGTTTGATCGAGAAAACAAATATGCGGTTCCTGTAGAGGAGAATTTTCATTCTGAACCTAAACCTCTCGCAGGAATAATTGAATTAATTAAAACAGAAGAAGAACATATGGAAGTTTGCCAACTGAGCAACTTAAATAAGGTACATACATTATTTAAACACACATTTCGTAATTTCCTGGTTCAAAGATTAAGTTTATTAGATTGGCACTTTCACCATTCAACCGAAATAGCCAATCAAATACAGATACATCAACTGAAAAGACCCTTACAAGGAATGACTCCAGAACAATTGGTTCATCATGTATTAACATTATTTGAAGAAGGGAGAACTTAA
- a CDS encoding paeninodin family lasso peptide gives MKKAWEKPVLEVLDVNMTMAGPGIRTPDGVQPDVDEVVHYS, from the coding sequence ATGAAAAAAGCGTGGGAGAAACCAGTTTTAGAAGTTCTAGATGTGAATATGACAATGGCTGGACCAGGAATCAGAACTCCAGATGGAGTACAGCCGGATGTAGATGAAGTTGTACATTACAGCTAA
- a CDS encoding asparagine synthase-related protein, with protein sequence MSAIAGSYNINQEPISYDHISTMMNALNKYPADDIQILQKDNVFFGCHSQWITPESVGEKNPLYDSERQLVITADAIIDNREELFNKLNISKSNRKEISDSKLILLSYYKWQEDCPQYLVGDFAFVIWDEKRQKLFGARDFSGARTLYYYSDSNKIAFCSLMKPLLKLPYVENEISEQWTAEFLAIPWNFETVDTGSTVYKKIKQIPPSHSITLCDGELRLNRYSTLIAKDKLNLKSNEEYEEAFLEVFNEAIHSRLRSNYSIGAHLSGGLDSGSVACLAANSLKEEKKEKLHTFSYIPIEGFIDWTPKSRVANERPLIQSTVNFNGNIKDHYFTFEEKSPLSEIDGWLDALEMPYKYFENTFWLRGMFEKAQEQGIRILLNGQRGNWTVSWGPAIDYQANLMRKFKFLRFYKEISEYSANVGVPKSRVLSVVSKKMYSTINKYKKQELLPSMIDSDFAKKTRVYETLQQHEIDLTGTLTDSYEIKKKQFEQLFYWNITGTYSSKLSIHHAVWDRDPTNDLRVVNFCLSVPEEQYVQNGFSRSLIRRSTKGILPDSIRLNQRTRGVQGADGIHRMMPVWREFIQELEELTKDSLVADVMNIPAIKSAIDTYKHEPRAEQIYDLDFRLLMRSLIFYRFMKKVS encoded by the coding sequence ATGAGTGCAATTGCTGGAAGTTACAACATTAATCAAGAGCCGATATCTTATGACCACATATCCACAATGATGAATGCCTTAAACAAATACCCGGCTGATGATATACAGATTCTTCAAAAGGATAACGTGTTTTTCGGGTGCCATTCTCAATGGATTACCCCTGAATCAGTTGGGGAAAAAAACCCTTTATATGATTCTGAAAGGCAACTGGTAATTACAGCAGACGCCATAATCGACAATAGAGAAGAGCTTTTTAATAAATTGAATATAAGCAAGAGTAATAGAAAAGAGATCTCAGACAGTAAACTAATTTTACTATCGTATTATAAGTGGCAAGAAGATTGTCCGCAGTATTTGGTTGGGGATTTTGCATTTGTGATTTGGGATGAAAAGAGACAAAAGTTATTTGGAGCAAGAGATTTTTCAGGAGCCCGTACGCTCTATTATTATAGTGATTCCAATAAGATAGCCTTTTGCTCATTAATGAAGCCGTTGCTTAAGCTTCCCTATGTGGAAAATGAAATTAGTGAACAATGGACGGCAGAGTTTCTGGCCATTCCATGGAATTTTGAAACCGTTGATACTGGAAGCACTGTATATAAAAAAATTAAACAAATTCCACCTTCTCACTCCATTACCTTGTGCGATGGGGAATTGAGACTAAATCGATATTCAACTCTTATAGCAAAAGATAAGCTGAATCTGAAATCCAATGAAGAATACGAAGAAGCATTTTTAGAAGTTTTTAATGAAGCTATTCATTCAAGGTTACGTTCAAACTATTCAATTGGCGCACACTTAAGTGGAGGTTTGGATTCAGGCTCAGTGGCATGTTTAGCTGCAAATTCTCTTAAGGAAGAAAAAAAAGAGAAGTTACATACCTTTAGCTATATTCCTATTGAAGGATTTATCGATTGGACACCGAAAAGCCGAGTTGCAAATGAAAGACCTCTCATCCAATCAACCGTAAATTTTAATGGAAACATCAAAGATCATTATTTTACCTTCGAAGAAAAAAGCCCTCTTAGCGAAATAGATGGCTGGTTAGATGCTCTTGAGATGCCCTACAAGTACTTTGAAAATACATTCTGGCTTAGAGGAATGTTTGAAAAAGCTCAAGAACAAGGAATCAGAATTCTACTGAATGGGCAAAGGGGAAATTGGACAGTTTCTTGGGGACCTGCGATTGATTACCAAGCAAATTTAATGAGGAAATTTAAATTTCTTCGTTTTTACAAAGAAATATCAGAGTATAGTGCAAATGTTGGTGTTCCTAAATCCAGAGTACTGTCTGTAGTTTCAAAAAAGATGTATTCAACTATTAATAAGTATAAAAAGCAGGAATTATTACCCTCAATGATCGATTCAGACTTTGCTAAGAAAACAAGGGTATATGAAACGTTACAACAGCATGAGATAGATTTAACAGGTACTCTAACCGATTCATATGAAATAAAGAAAAAGCAATTTGAACAACTTTTTTATTGGAATATAACGGGTACCTATAGTTCTAAATTATCCATCCATCACGCTGTATGGGATCGGGACCCTACAAACGACTTAAGGGTAGTGAACTTTTGTTTATCCGTTCCAGAGGAGCAATATGTACAAAATGGATTTAGTAGATCGCTTATTAGGAGATCCACAAAGGGTATTTTACCGGATAGCATTAGACTCAACCAGCGTACCAGAGGGGTTCAAGGTGCCGATGGTATACACAGAATGATGCCAGTCTGGAGGGAGTTTATACAAGAACTTGAGGAATTAACTAAAGACTCTTTGGTAGCTGATGTAATGAATATTCCGGCGATAAAGAGTGCGATTGACACGTATAAACACGAACCAAGGGCAGAACAAATTTATGATTTAGATTTTAGACTATTGATGCGCAGTTTAATTTTTTATCGATTTATGAAGAAGGTATCTTGA
- a CDS encoding VanZ family protein, whose amino-acid sequence MTLIWYQSSHFNPEIIYYSGLTLAPRIILLAGLILESLHLIEFGILYVLITSFQLSFGNLNHRKEITAIILSFLYSVTDELHQLFVPFRTFSVGDLIKNLIGILIMWWLFRYLHYRKRMKAREKTFPY is encoded by the coding sequence ATGACGCTCATTTGGTACCAATCAAGTCACTTTAATCCTGAAATCATCTATTACAGTGGTCTCACTCTTGCTCCACGTATTATTTTATTAGCGGGCCTTATACTGGAATCACTTCACTTAATAGAATTTGGCATATTATATGTACTCATTACTTCTTTTCAGCTGTCTTTTGGCAACCTCAACCACCGTAAAGAAATCACTGCAATCATCCTTTCTTTTTTATATTCAGTTACTGACGAGTTACATCAGTTATTTGTTCCATTCCGCACCTTTTCAGTAGGTGACCTTATTAAGAATTTAATTGGAATTCTTATAATGTGGTGGCTATTTAGATATTTACATTACAGAAAAAGAATGAAAGCAAGGGAAAAAACGTTTCCTTATTAA
- a CDS encoding lipopolysaccharide biosynthesis protein produces MRTKHSIFNITAGLANQLIITSLSFISRTIFISALGIEYLGIQGLFTNIFAMLSLAEAGIGSSIIYSLYKPVADHNIGRINALMRLYKHAYLAIAVVILILGLLLFPFLPLFLKDSSVGQINIIYFIFLLNTVAPYLFQYKISFLNVNQKNYIVTLIYSASSIITMCLKIGILYYTKNFILFLIVESVITISTSILLAGLVDKRYPFLKNIEAIKLDAATKKGIIKNIKAIILQNVGVFLVLSTDNIIISSFVGVAAVGLYSNYSMLIEICRNFSYQISNNIHHSVGNLVATENKEKVYSIFKVSMFSNFWLYSFSSIFLYVVIEPFITLWIGKEFLMNKTILIILLLIFFERGMRNSITMVKNTAGIYHEDRFAPLIQAAINLGASLILVKFIGITGVFLGTLISVISVPLWLTPLLVYRKVFQMHFSKYLRIYFCYFVVGLATCLITESLCKYILPQGDLNFILKVITCLLVPNIIFTALFFRTQEFSYLVNVGVSTSRNICKRIMIRSQHRKKVSA; encoded by the coding sequence ATGAGAACCAAACATTCTATTTTTAATATTACTGCAGGACTAGCAAATCAACTGATCATCACTTCATTAAGCTTCATATCAAGGACCATATTTATCAGTGCTTTAGGAATCGAATACTTAGGTATCCAAGGTCTATTCACTAATATCTTTGCTATGCTTTCTCTGGCTGAAGCGGGAATTGGTTCTAGTATTATTTACAGTTTATATAAACCTGTAGCTGATCATAATATTGGCAGGATAAACGCTCTTATGAGGCTATATAAACATGCGTATCTTGCAATTGCAGTGGTAATTCTAATTCTGGGTCTACTATTATTCCCGTTTCTTCCCCTATTTTTAAAAGACTCGAGTGTAGGTCAAATCAACATTATTTACTTTATATTCTTACTGAATACAGTAGCCCCTTACTTGTTTCAGTATAAGATTTCATTTCTGAATGTTAATCAAAAAAACTATATTGTTACTTTAATATATTCGGCATCATCAATCATTACTATGTGCTTAAAAATCGGAATACTTTACTATACTAAAAACTTTATATTATTTCTCATAGTAGAAAGCGTCATTACCATAAGTACTTCAATCCTTTTAGCAGGGTTAGTGGATAAAAGGTATCCATTTTTAAAAAATATTGAAGCAATTAAACTGGACGCTGCAACAAAAAAAGGAATAATAAAAAATATAAAAGCGATTATCCTGCAGAATGTGGGTGTTTTTTTAGTTTTAAGTACAGATAACATCATTATTTCTTCTTTTGTTGGTGTAGCGGCAGTTGGCCTTTATTCAAACTATAGTATGTTGATCGAAATATGTCGTAATTTTTCTTATCAAATTTCAAATAATATTCATCATAGTGTAGGGAATTTAGTAGCTACAGAAAATAAAGAAAAGGTTTATAGTATTTTCAAGGTTTCTATGTTCTCAAATTTTTGGCTGTATTCATTTTCGTCTATTTTTCTGTATGTGGTTATTGAGCCATTTATTACGCTCTGGATTGGTAAAGAGTTTCTAATGAATAAAACTATACTAATTATTTTGCTATTGATATTTTTCGAACGCGGAATGAGAAACTCCATTACTATGGTTAAAAATACAGCAGGAATATATCATGAAGATCGCTTTGCTCCCTTAATTCAAGCTGCGATAAATTTAGGTGCATCTCTGATTTTAGTAAAGTTTATCGGGATTACAGGTGTTTTTCTAGGAACATTAATTAGTGTTATTTCTGTGCCATTATGGCTGACTCCGTTGCTAGTATACCGAAAAGTGTTCCAGATGCATTTCTCTAAATATTTGAGGATTTATTTCTGTTATTTCGTAGTTGGTCTAGCCACATGCCTTATTACCGAATCTCTTTGTAAATACATCCTTCCCCAGGGTGATTTAAACTTCATACTGAAAGTTATTACTTGCTTATTGGTACCTAATATAATATTTACCGCTCTATTTTTTAGGACACAAGAATTTAGTTATCTAGTAAATGTGGGGGTAAGCACATCAAGGAATATTTGCAAAAGAATTATGATAAGGAGCCAACATAGAAAAAAAGTCAGTGCATGA
- a CDS encoding glycoside hydrolase family 88 protein, translating to MIRETAIIVIVFVLLLVVTFDLYPIIKRWVLRIHIGRYQDQQSWNKSIINKATVWINHTPKIKVTDNSRLVVIDILKGNYTKSAIQHWQEASLLLGLAEYIKSQEDSKIKDKITIYLNSKFTSDGQWAQKPEHIDCAILAYSIFKLPFIEVEKYKPALDYTWELIKQHIGNDGTVGYRKSMMNYRYVDTIGFICPFLINYGVYFNSEESIELAIKQIKEYEQNGMLNGFHIPSHVYKVEKKLPLGLIGWGRGLGWFAIGVVDSWLDLPISHKYKSTLEESVKKVAIAAMNFQQENGSWNWTITRNEARADSSTTAMLAWLLINASEINEIGERSYRSSEKAIQYLMSVTRRDGAVEFSQGDTKDIGVYSNSYEVLPFTQGFCIRNINSYNRLLNKLKLTS from the coding sequence ATGATTCGTGAAACCGCAATTATTGTTATCGTATTTGTCCTATTGTTAGTTGTTACATTTGATCTGTATCCTATTATTAAAAGGTGGGTATTAAGAATTCATATAGGGAGATATCAAGATCAACAATCGTGGAACAAATCAATAATTAATAAAGCAACTGTTTGGATAAATCATACTCCGAAAATTAAAGTCACGGATAACTCAAGGTTAGTTGTAATAGACATTTTAAAAGGAAATTACACAAAAAGTGCAATCCAGCATTGGCAAGAAGCATCTCTTTTACTGGGTTTAGCAGAATACATTAAATCTCAAGAAGATTCTAAGATTAAGGATAAAATAACAATATATTTAAACTCTAAGTTTACTAGTGATGGGCAATGGGCTCAAAAGCCTGAACATATTGATTGCGCAATATTAGCTTATTCAATATTTAAATTGCCATTTATCGAGGTTGAAAAATATAAACCAGCATTAGATTACACTTGGGAATTAATCAAACAACATATTGGAAATGATGGTACAGTGGGATATAGAAAATCTATGATGAACTACAGGTATGTAGATACAATAGGTTTTATATGTCCCTTTTTGATAAATTATGGAGTCTATTTTAACAGTGAGGAAAGTATTGAGTTAGCAATAAAGCAGATTAAAGAGTATGAGCAAAATGGTATGTTAAATGGCTTTCATATCCCATCCCACGTATATAAGGTGGAAAAAAAATTGCCCTTGGGATTAATCGGGTGGGGAAGAGGGTTAGGATGGTTTGCTATTGGAGTAGTTGACTCGTGGTTAGATTTACCGATTAGTCATAAATACAAATCCACTTTAGAAGAGAGTGTAAAGAAAGTTGCTATAGCAGCAATGAACTTCCAACAAGAAAATGGCAGTTGGAATTGGACGATCACTCGTAATGAAGCAAGAGCAGACTCATCAACAACTGCTATGCTAGCTTGGCTACTCATAAACGCGTCTGAAATAAATGAAATAGGTGAGAGGAGTTATCGAAGTTCTGAGAAAGCTATACAATACTTAATGAGTGTGACCAGAAGAGATGGGGCAGTAGAGTTTTCACAAGGAGATACTAAAGATATTGGTGTTTATTCCAATTCTTATGAGGTTCTTCCATTTACCCAGGGGTTTTGCATAAGAAATATTAATTCTTACAATAGGTTACTCAATAAACTAAAATTAACTTCATAA